A single region of the Streptococcus macedonicus ACA-DC 198 genome encodes:
- the bglP gene encoding PTS system, beta-glucoside-specific IIB component/ PTS system, beta-glucoside-specific IIC component/PTS system, beta-glucoside-specific IIA component, producing the protein MAKKDYTELAKDIVAHVGDKDNVVKLVHCVTRLRFTLKDESKADDEYLKQRDGIVTVVKAGGQYQVVIGNHVPDVYDTVLQVSGIPGEGGIDVNKDDGPKGNLLDRFIALVSGLFQPMLGVLSAAGMLKGVVAILAACGVSETSGLYIILHAAGDGFFQFLPLILAITASKRFKMNQFTALALGFALVYPGIASSFANGNVNFLGFPVIFPTSSYLSTVLPIILTVYVGSKIEHLFKKIVPDVVKVFVVPFFVLLITVPLVFLMIGPVMNWASDLIGVIFTGIYNISPILYGLILGALWQVLVMFGLHWGLVPLAILELQQNPPGVILVASIAICFSQAGALLNIMIRTKESKVRELAIPAFISALFGVTEPAIYGVTLPMRIPFYISCGVSGIIGALTMFFNVYGYSVGAMGVFQYPSYVNPANGDMSGMWVMIALSALAVLLSFAVQMFAPVPYLYGGAKDASATTEEKVVEPVNDLKELKQEIIASPMMGDIVKLEDVPDEVFASGAMGKGIAINPAEGTVFAPANGEVTLVFPTGHAIGMRTENGAELLIHVGMDTVSLEGKGFKTYVEVGDKVQVGQKLLEFDLATIREANLPVISPIIVTNSADFDDVLTTQEARVNTGDYLLTTLA; encoded by the coding sequence ATGGCTAAAAAAGACTATACAGAGTTGGCAAAGGACATTGTCGCTCACGTTGGTGATAAAGATAATGTCGTTAAGTTGGTTCACTGTGTTACACGCTTACGTTTCACATTGAAAGATGAAAGCAAAGCTGATGACGAATACCTTAAACAACGTGATGGTATCGTAACTGTTGTTAAGGCAGGTGGACAATATCAAGTTGTTATCGGAAATCACGTTCCTGATGTTTATGATACTGTTCTTCAAGTGAGTGGTATTCCAGGTGAAGGTGGTATTGATGTCAACAAAGATGATGGACCAAAAGGAAATCTTCTTGACCGCTTTATTGCACTTGTATCTGGGCTTTTCCAACCAATGCTTGGTGTTCTTTCTGCGGCAGGTATGTTGAAAGGTGTTGTTGCTATTCTTGCAGCATGTGGGGTTTCTGAAACAAGTGGTCTTTATATCATTCTACATGCTGCTGGTGATGGTTTCTTCCAATTCTTGCCTTTGATTTTGGCAATCACAGCTTCTAAGCGTTTCAAAATGAACCAATTCACAGCGCTTGCTTTAGGATTTGCCTTGGTTTATCCTGGCATTGCTTCAAGTTTTGCTAATGGTAATGTTAATTTCTTGGGATTTCCAGTTATTTTCCCTACCTCTAGTTATCTATCAACAGTATTGCCAATCATCTTGACAGTTTATGTTGGTTCTAAAATTGAACATCTCTTTAAGAAAATCGTTCCTGATGTTGTTAAAGTTTTCGTTGTTCCATTCTTTGTACTTTTGATTACTGTTCCATTAGTATTCTTAATGATTGGACCAGTAATGAACTGGGCTTCTGATTTAATCGGTGTTATCTTCACAGGTATTTACAATATCAGCCCAATTTTATATGGATTGATTCTTGGTGCTTTGTGGCAAGTATTGGTTATGTTTGGTCTTCATTGGGGACTTGTGCCACTTGCAATTTTGGAATTACAACAAAACCCTCCAGGTGTAATCCTTGTTGCTTCAATCGCTATCTGTTTCTCACAAGCAGGTGCATTGCTTAACATTATGATTCGTACAAAAGAATCTAAAGTTCGTGAATTAGCTATTCCAGCATTTATTTCAGCACTCTTTGGTGTAACTGAACCTGCTATTTACGGGGTTACACTCCCAATGCGTATTCCATTTTACATTTCATGTGGAGTATCTGGTATTATTGGTGCGCTAACTATGTTCTTTAATGTTTATGGATATAGCGTTGGTGCAATGGGAGTTTTCCAATATCCTTCATACGTAAATCCAGCAAATGGTGATATGTCTGGTATGTGGGTAATGATTGCTCTATCTGCTCTTGCTGTTCTCCTCTCATTTGCAGTTCAAATGTTTGCTCCGGTCCCTTACCTTTACGGTGGTGCAAAAGATGCCTCTGCTACAACTGAAGAAAAAGTAGTAGAACCTGTTAATGATTTAAAAGAATTAAAACAAGAAATTATTGCTAGCCCAATGATGGGTGATATTGTTAAACTCGAAGATGTTCCTGATGAAGTTTTTGCTTCAGGAGCTATGGGTAAAGGTATTGCTATCAACCCAGCAGAAGGTACTGTTTTTGCACCAGCAAATGGTGAAGTGACACTTGTTTTCCCAACTGGTCATGCCATTGGTATGCGTACTGAAAATGGCGCTGAACTCTTGATTCACGTTGGTATGGATACTGTATCTTTGGAAGGAAAAGGTTTTAAAACATATGTTGAAGTTGGTGATAAAGTCCAAGTAGGACAAAAATTGTTAGAATTTGATTTGGCAACCATTCGTGAAGCAAACTTACCTGTCATTTCTCCGATCATTGTGACAAATTCAGCTGATTTTGATGATGTTTTGACAACACAAGAAGCACGTGTTAACACAGGAGATTATCTCTTGACAACACTTGCATAA
- a CDS encoding IS1193, transposase, ISL3 family, with protein sequence MEQLKNTTELIGLKDKNIKIKTVFKADTHITIEASLDYQPPLCPHCKSQMSKYDFQRASTIPILDVQGIPTVLKLKKRRFQCKGCRRVTVSETSLVKKHCQISKPVRQKITQYHTKKLTNTAIAKRLHLSVSLVLHNKHLFN encoded by the coding sequence ATGGAACAACTTAAGAATACCACAGAACTCATCGGATTAAAAGACAAAAATATTAAAATCAAGACGGTTTTTAAGGCTGATACCCACATCACGATTGAGGCTAGCCTAGACTATCAGCCTCCACTCTGCCCTCACTGCAAAAGTCAGATGAGCAAGTATGACTTTCAACGAGCCTCTACCATCCCAATCCTTGACGTCCAAGGCATACCAACGGTCCTCAAACTCAAGAAGCGACGCTTTCAATGTAAGGGCTGTCGTCGTGTGACGGTTTCTGAGACTAGCTTAGTCAAGAAACATTGCCAAATCTCAAAGCCTGTCCGCCAGAAAATCACACAATACCATACCAAAAAGTTAACTAATACTGCCATCGCTAAGAGACTCCACCTTTCAGTATCTCTTGTCCTGCATAACAAACATCTTTTCAACTAA
- a CDS encoding Beta-glucoside bgl operon antiterminator, BglG family — MKIDKVYNNNVVLAKGDDGEEFIVMGRGLGFQKKPGDEIDTALVEKMFVMQDKRY; from the coding sequence ATGAAAATTGATAAAGTCTATAATAACAATGTTGTTTTGGCTAAAGGGGATGACGGAGAGGAATTCATTGTCATGGGAAGAGGGCTTGGTTTTCAAAAAAAGCCAGGTGATGAAATCGATACTGCTTTAGTTGAAAAGATGTTTGTTATGCAGGACAAGAGATACTGA